The window TATTTCGGTCATCGTGTAGAGACGCAACATTTTGCGTCTCTACGGGACACCCTTAATCCTTCCATATACCTCAATATCATGGAAGGACACGCCGAGCAATGAAAAAAGAATCAGCAACGCCGAAAAACAAAAAACTGGTAGCGGCTAGATTCGAACTAGCGACCAAGGGCTTATGAGTCCCCTGCTCTACCTCTGAGCTACGCTACCAAAAGCACGAACAAGGATAACATGCTCCGGCTTTGGGAGTCAATAAGATAGTGATAAGGATACTCCCTGAAATCCCCCTTGAAAGGGGGAAACAATAACCGAATCCCCTGTTAGTCCCCCATACGTTGGGGGACGTAAAAAAATCTGGGGGACACCCCCAGTTCCCCCGGAAGGAGCTTCTCCTTCACCTCTATATCACGGGATGTCATTGCGAGGAGTCCTTCCGTACACCCTAATTATGGAAGGACGACGTGGCAATCTCGTCTTTTTGTGCGGCAGCGTAGGGGCACAGCATGCTGTGCCCCTACATTTCGACGCATGGGACGCATAAAATAAAAACCCCCTCTTTCATAAAGAGGGGGCTAATAAAAAGGGGAGTTCGAAAAATATCTATGGCCAGTAGAGCTTTTTGGCCTCTTTCCACAGCTCCTCGCGGAAGTTGGGGTGCGCAATGTTGATGAGCTGCTCGCAACGCTGGCGCAGGGTCTTGTGCCGCAGGTTGGCCACGCCATACTCGGTGACGATGAGGTCGGCGATGTTGCGCTGCAGGGTGATCGCGGTTCCCTCGGGCAGCAGCGGCATGATGCGGGAGACCTTGCCGTCCTGCGCCGTCGATGGCAGCACGGTTATCGACCTGCCGCCTTTCGAAAGCAGCGCACCCAGGGCGAATGGTATCTGGCCGCCGGCGACGGACATGAGCTTGGGGCCGATGCTCTCGGCAGTTATCTGCCCCGTCATGTCGATGGCCAGGGCGTTGTTGATTGAAACCATGTTATCGTTCTGGGCGATGACGCGGATGTCCTCCAGCCAAAGCAGATCGACGAGGTAGAACATGGGGTTTCCGTTGCACCACTCCATCTCCTCCTTCGATCCGCCGCCTATCGACGTGACCACCACGCGCTCGGGCAGAAGGGTCTTGCGCTTGCCGTTGATGACGCCGCTTCTCACCAGCGAGATGATGCCGGGAGGAGTGGCCTCGGAGTGCACGCCGATGTCGTTCCTGCCGTCGAAGAGTCCCATCTTGACCAGCGGCTCGGTGGTGCGGCCCACGCCTATCTGTATCGTGTCCCCGTCCTTAATCAAAGAGGCCACGTTCTTGACGATCTCTTTCTGGTAGGCGGGCGGCTCCTTGACGGCGCGGCCGCCCAGGCTGCCCGTGCCCGGCGTGCCGGAGCGCGATTCATGGATGACGAAATAGTCGATCTCGGAGACGTGTACATAGTTTTCGCCGTGGGTGCGGATAAGACGGTCGTTGACCTCGGCGATCGTCAGTTTTGCATGCTTTATCTGCTGGCGCTTGCTCCACAGCGACGCGCCGAAGCTGCAGAAGCCGCGCTCGTCGGGAGGGGTCACTTCGGTGAGCAGCACGTCGGGGGGCTCGCCCTCGGTGGAGAAGGGGATGATGAGGGGCAGGTTCACGTCGCAACGCTTCTGGTCCAGCATATCCTGAACGGTGGCCGTAGGCCAAGATATCGTAATCTCGAAGGCCGAGTCCCAGCCCTCATCGTACCAGCCGAAATCGTAGCCCGGCGAGGGCACGGCGACCTTGACGCCCTGCAGCTCGCCCAGCCGCGCGGCGATGGACATGCCCACGGTCAGGGCCTCGCGCCCGGCGGTGAAAGCCACGTTGTCGCCCGATTTCACCTTGCTCGCGGCTTCCTCGGCCGATATCAGCTTACGTTTATATTCATCCTGCCAGTTCTGCATCAGGCACCCCTTATTTCTTCTTCTTAGCTTCACTATCTGCCGCGGCCTTGGCTTGCGGAGTGGCCGTTTCGGCGCGATCCTTGAGGAAGCCCTTGAGCCCCTTGTCGCGCTTTTCCTTGTACAAGTTCACTTCCTCGGGGCGGAAGCGCACGTACTGCAGGCCGGTGTGGGCGTGGTAGTGCGCGCGCTGCGTGCCGCCCATACCCATGATGTCCTCCATGCCGCTTATCCACTCCTTGGTCACGGCCACGCCCTCGCTGGGAAGATTGGCTAAAACTTCAGCCCAGCGCAACGTCTCGGCCTCCAGCTTGTCCAGCGGCACGGACTTGTTAGCGAAACCGCGGTCGGCGGCCTCCTTGCCCGACATCTCGGTGACGGCGCGTCCGGCGTAGGCCATGTTGGACCACATGGGCCACAGCGGGTACTCGGTCAGGCCGTGAAGCTGGCTGCCGAAGCCCCTGATGCCGAACTGCGCGTCGTCGGCGGCGACGATGATGTCGCACGCGGCGGCGAATATCTGGCTGGCGCCGATGCACTTGCCATGCACCTGCGCGATCGTGATTTTGGGGTACTCCATGACATCGTTGTACTTATAGCAGCGGCGCCGCTCGAAGCCGTAGTAATCCTGCATTGTAGGGTTCACATTAGGGTGCACCGGGGGCGACTCCTCGCCCTCGGGGGAGCTCAGGTCGTGGCCGGCGCCGAAGTGGTTGCCGGCGCCCCTGATTATCACGACCCTAACGTCGGGGTCGGCGTTGGCCTTGTTCATGGCCGCTGACAGGTCCTCGAACATGCGGTCGTTGAAGGCGTTCCTCTTGTCCGGGCGATTGAGGGTGATTCTGGCCACGCGTTCGTTGACCTTCTCGTAGATCGCGGTCTGGAAATCCCACTCGCGGTAGTCATTGTGCTCGTAGAAGCACTCTTTGTATTGCGTTTTAAATTCCCATCCAAATCCGGTCGGCATATTATCTCTCCTCGCAGAACTTCTTGAACGGGGCGTCGCGCCGTTCTATGGCCACCTTGAGTCCCTTCTTCTCCCTCTCGGCGAAGAAGTCGTACTCCTCCGGCAGCATGGTGCGCTGCTGCATTACGAGCTGCATATCGTTGGTGAAGCGCCAGCAGGCGCCCAGGCCGCGCGCCTCCATGACCGAGTTGATGGCATCCTTGGCCGGGGCCAGCGCGTCGCAGTGCATGAGCGCCATTCCCTTTGCCATGTTCTCCACCTCGGCCTCGAGTTCGTCGCGGGGCACGGCCTTGTTTATCAATCCGATCTTCTCAGCCTCGATGCCGTCTATGTAGCATCCGGTGAGGAGCAGCTCGCGCGTCTTCTTCATTCCGACGAGATAGAGCCACAGCGGCATGTGCGGCAGCAGCCCCATGCGAAGCAGCGGGTCGCCGAACTGCGCGTCCTCGGCGGCGATGGTGATATCGCATACCATGGACAGGTAGCACCCCGTGCCCAGGCAGTGGCCGTGCACCTGCGCGATGGTCGGTTTGGCCAGGTTGAAGATGTATTCCCACCTGCGGTTGCGGCGTCTCTCCGCCTCCATGCGCTTCTTGATGGTCATATGTTCGCCCGGCTCGGATAACACTTCGTAGGTCTTGACCCCGGTGAGGTCCTGTCCGGCGCAGAAATCCTTGCCCGCGCCGCGGAATATCACAACCTTGACGTCGAGATCCATCTCGACCTGCGGCAGCAGCCTGTCGAGCTCGGCCAGCATCTCATCGTTCATGGCGTTAAGCTCCTCAGGTCGGTTGAGCGTTATA is drawn from Dehalococcoidia bacterium and contains these coding sequences:
- a CDS encoding enoyl-CoA hydratase-related protein encodes the protein MPTGFGWEFKTQYKECFYEHNDYREWDFQTAIYEKVNERVARITLNRPDKRNAFNDRMFEDLSAAMNKANADPDVRVVIIRGAGNHFGAGHDLSSPEGEESPPVHPNVNPTMQDYYGFERRRCYKYNDVMEYPKITIAQVHGKCIGASQIFAAACDIIVAADDAQFGIRGFGSQLHGLTEYPLWPMWSNMAYAGRAVTEMSGKEAADRGFANKSVPLDKLEAETLRWAEVLANLPSEGVAVTKEWISGMEDIMGMGGTQRAHYHAHTGLQYVRFRPEEVNLYKEKRDKGLKGFLKDRAETATPQAKAAADSEAKKKK
- a CDS encoding acetyl-CoA hydrolase/transferase C-terminal domain-containing protein codes for the protein MQNWQDEYKRKLISAEEAASKVKSGDNVAFTAGREALTVGMSIAARLGELQGVKVAVPSPGYDFGWYDEGWDSAFEITISWPTATVQDMLDQKRCDVNLPLIIPFSTEGEPPDVLLTEVTPPDERGFCSFGASLWSKRQQIKHAKLTIAEVNDRLIRTHGENYVHVSEIDYFVIHESRSGTPGTGSLGGRAVKEPPAYQKEIVKNVASLIKDGDTIQIGVGRTTEPLVKMGLFDGRNDIGVHSEATPPGIISLVRSGVINGKRKTLLPERVVVTSIGGGSKEEMEWCNGNPMFYLVDLLWLEDIRVIAQNDNMVSINNALAIDMTGQITAESIGPKLMSVAGGQIPFALGALLSKGGRSITVLPSTAQDGKVSRIMPLLPEGTAITLQRNIADLIVTEYGVANLRHKTLRQRCEQLINIAHPNFREELWKEAKKLYWP
- a CDS encoding enoyl-CoA hydratase-related protein, encoding MSTILYEKKDGIGYITLNRPEELNAMNDEMLAELDRLLPQVEMDLDVKVVIFRGAGKDFCAGQDLTGVKTYEVLSEPGEHMTIKKRMEAERRRNRRWEYIFNLAKPTIAQVHGHCLGTGCYLSMVCDITIAAEDAQFGDPLLRMGLLPHMPLWLYLVGMKKTRELLLTGCYIDGIEAEKIGLINKAVPRDELEAEVENMAKGMALMHCDALAPAKDAINSVMEARGLGACWRFTNDMQLVMQQRTMLPEEYDFFAEREKKGLKVAIERRDAPFKKFCEER